A single window of Treponema denticola ATCC 35405 DNA harbors:
- the pcp gene encoding pyroglutamyl-peptidase I yields MKILVTGFDPFGGEKINPALETIKLLPNEILGAKIIKLEIPTVIGKSVAKIKDMIEKENPDVVLSIGQAGNRADISVERIGINIDDCRIPDNEGNQPIDEPVVKDGPAAYFVTLPIKAIVEKVKAGKIPASISNTAGTFICNHVCYGVAHIAAARTAQGKPMKSGFIHIPFLPEQVIGKPALTPSMSLEMIVKGIELAIEAIVQNNSDIKVSGGKIC; encoded by the coding sequence ATGAAAATTTTAGTTACCGGTTTTGATCCTTTCGGCGGCGAAAAGATTAATCCGGCTCTTGAAACAATTAAACTTCTTCCCAATGAAATTTTGGGAGCAAAAATTATCAAGCTGGAAATTCCGACAGTTATCGGAAAATCCGTAGCAAAGATAAAAGATATGATCGAAAAAGAAAACCCTGATGTAGTTTTAAGTATCGGTCAAGCCGGAAACCGGGCCGATATTTCGGTTGAAAGAATCGGTATAAATATTGATGACTGCCGAATTCCCGATAACGAGGGTAATCAGCCCATTGATGAACCCGTTGTAAAAGACGGGCCTGCTGCCTACTTTGTTACTTTGCCCATTAAGGCCATTGTCGAAAAGGTAAAAGCCGGTAAAATACCTGCTTCAATATCGAATACGGCAGGAACTTTTATCTGCAACCATGTCTGTTACGGCGTAGCCCATATTGCTGCGGCAAGAACGGCTCAGGGCAAACCGATGAAAAGCGGTTTTATTCATATTCCGTTTTTACCCGAACAGGTTATCGGAAAGCCCGCCTTAACGCCTTCAATGAGTTTGGAGATGATTGTAAAAGGAATTGAGCTTGCAATCGAAGCTATTGTCCAAAATAATTCCGACATAAAGGTTTCGGGCGGTAAAATTTGCTAA